The genomic interval ATCCATTCCGTGTCCACGTCGTGGCTGTCCCCGGTCTCGCTGTTCAGCAGGGTGAGACACTCCAGATGCTCCGAGCCCTTGCAGGCAACGACCTGCGTGCAGGTATGCACCTCGATGTTGTCGATCCCGTCGATCTGGTCGATGAGGTACGACGACATCGTCGCGGTGAGCGATGGTCCTCTGACCAGCATATGCACACGTTTCGCATGCCTGGAGAAATAGACGGCGGCCTGACCGGCGGAGTTGGCCCCGCCGATGATGTAGACCTCCGCGCCGGCGCACGCCGGACCCTCGGTGGTCGCCGAGCCGTAGTAGATCCCGCGACCGCACAGATCGTCGACACCGGGCGCCTGGAGCGTCCGGTACGAGACGCCGGTCGCCAGGATCACCGAGTGCGCCGAGATCTCGCTGCCGTCGGCGAACACCAGCCGCCGCGCATTGCCGAGCGTGTCCAGCCCGACGACCTGGCGGGTCGTCAGCAGCTCGGCCCCGAACCGGACAGCCTGCCGCCGGGCCCGGTCCGTCAGCTGGGCACCGGACACCCCGTCGGGGAAGCCCAGGTAGTTCTCGATGCGGCTCGACTGCCCGGCCTGACCGCCGGTCGCGAGCTGCTCGACCAGCACAGTCCGCAGGCCCTCGCTGGCGCCGTACACCGCTGCGCCGAGCCCTGCCGGACCGCCGCCGACCACAACCAAGTCGTAGAAGTCCTTGGCCGGCGCGGTTGAGAGGCCGACCTTGTTGGCCAGCTCGGTCTCGGACGGCGCGACCATCACAGTGGCATCGGGAGTGATCACGACCGGCAGCGTCGAGCCGTCGACTCCGGCCGCGTCGAGGAGACGCTTGGCCTCCTCGTCGTCGACGTTGAGCCAGCGGTACGGCACCGCGTTGCGGGCCAGGAAGTCGCGGGCCGCGAACGACGGCGCCGACCAGCGGTGCCCAATCACCCGGGTCTCGTCACCGGACGGCTCCGGCGTCGACTTCCACAGGTCGAGCATCGCGTCGACCACCGGATACAGCTTCTCCTCCGGTGGGTTCCACGGCTTGAGCAGGTAGTGGTCGAGGTCCACCACGTTGATGGCCTGGATCGCCGCGTCGGTGTCGGCGTACGCCGTCAGCAGCACCCGGCGGGCGAGTGGGAACAGGTCCATCGCGGCCTCGAGGAACTCGATGCCGGACATCTGGGGCATCCGGTAGTCGGCCAGCAGCAGGGCGACGGGCTCGCCACGAAGCTTGAGCTCCTTCAGGGCGTCCAGCGCCTGGGCCGGATTCTCCGCCCGGACGATGCGGTTCTCCTCGCCGTACCGACGGCGGAGGTCACGGGCGATCGACCGGGAAACCCCGGGATCGTCGTC from Kribbella sp. NBC_00709 carries:
- a CDS encoding FAD-dependent oxidoreductase; translation: MTASTTRAVILTVDDDPGVSRSIARDLRRRYGEENRIVRAENPAQALDALKELKLRGEPVALLLADYRMPQMSGIEFLEAAMDLFPLARRVLLTAYADTDAAIQAINVVDLDHYLLKPWNPPEEKLYPVVDAMLDLWKSTPEPSGDETRVIGHRWSAPSFAARDFLARNAVPYRWLNVDDEEAKRLLDAAGVDGSTLPVVITPDATVMVAPSETELANKVGLSTAPAKDFYDLVVVGGGPAGLGAAVYGASEGLRTVLVEQLATGGQAGQSSRIENYLGFPDGVSGAQLTDRARRQAVRFGAELLTTRQVVGLDTLGNARRLVFADGSEISAHSVILATGVSYRTLQAPGVDDLCGRGIYYGSATTEGPACAGAEVYIIGGANSAGQAAVYFSRHAKRVHMLVRGPSLTATMSSYLIDQIDGIDNIEVHTCTQVVACKGSEHLECLTLLNSETGDSHDVDTEWMFVFIGAAPRTDWLPGDLLRDDRGFVLTGPDLPGRPPGWPLEREPYHLETSMPGVFAAGDVRAESVKRVASAVGDGAMAVTLVHRYLEML